In Lemur catta isolate mLemCat1 chromosome 18, mLemCat1.pri, whole genome shotgun sequence, a genomic segment contains:
- the SLC34A1 gene encoding sodium-dependent phosphate transport protein 2A isoform X2: MMSYRERLGSPAVSPLPVHRGHMMRGAAFAYVPSPPVLHRIPGTSAYAFPSLGPMALSEHSCSYGEAPECHDPLPAKLALEEEQKPEPGLIPTLHRTGATLLKVPLMLAFLYLFICSLDVLSSAFQLAGGKVAGDIFKDNAILSNPVAGLVVGILVTVLVQSSSTSTSIVVSMVSSGLLEVSSAIPIIMGSNIGTSVTNTIVALMQAGDRTDFRRAFAGATVHDCFNWLSVLVLLPLEATTGYLHHVTGLVVSSFNIRGGRDAPDLLKIITEPFTKLIIQLDKSVITSIATGDESLRNHSLIRIWCHPDTTEVPISMSRAEANTSQTLGNATMEKCNHIFVDTGLPDLAVGLILLAGSLVLLCTCLILLVKMLNSLLKGPVAKVIQKVINTGLGVISIERAYPLTLGSNIGTTTTAILAALASPREKLSSSFQIALCHFFFNISGILLWYPVPCTRLPIRMAKALGKRTAKYRWFAVLYLLVCFLLLPSLVFGISMAGWQAMVGVGTPFGALLAFVVLVSVLQSRSPGRLPKWLQTWDFLPRWMHSLQPLDRLITRATLCYAGPEPRSPSLPARVFLEELPPATPSPRLALPAHHNATHL; this comes from the exons ATGATGTCCTacagagagaggctggggagcCCAGCTGTCTCCCCACTCCCAGTCCACAGGGGGCACATGATGCGAGGGGCCGCCTTTGCCTATGTGCCCAGCCCGCCAG tccTGCACAGGATCCCAGGAACCTCTGCCTATGccttccccagcctgggccccatgGCCCTCTCTGAGCACAGCTGCTCCTATGGGGAGGCCCCGGAGTGCCACGACCCGCTGCCTGCCAAGCTGGCCCTGGAGGAGGAGCAGAAGCCAG AGCCTGGGCTGATCCCGACGCTGCACAGGACTGGTGCCACACTGCTCAAGGTACCACTGATGCTTGCCTTCCTCTACCTCTTCATCTGCTCCCTGGATGTGCTCAGCTCAGCCTTCCAGCTGGCTGGAG GGAAGGTGGCTGGTGACATCTTCAAGGACAATGCCATCCTGTCCAACCCAGTGGCAGGGCTGGTGGTGGGGATCCTGGTGACAGTGCTGGTGCAGAGCTCCAGCACCTCTACGTCCATCGTTGTCAGCATGGTCTCCTCTGGCT TGCTGGAGGTGAGCTCTGCCATCCCCATCATCATGGGCTCCAACATCGGCACCTCTGTCACCAACACCATTGTGGCCCTGATGCAGGCAGGGGACAGGACTGACTTCCGGCG GGCCTTTGCGGGGGCCACGGTGCACGACTGCTTTAACTGGCTGTCAGTTCTGGTGCTGCTGCCCCTGGAGGCTACTACCGGCTACCTGCACCATGTTACTGGACTCGTCGTGTCCTCCTTCAACATCCGTGGCGGGCGTGACGCTCCTGACTTGCTCAAAATCATCACGGAGCCCTTCACAAAGCTCATCATCCAG CTGGACAAGTCTGTGATCACCAGCATTGCCACTGGGGATGAGTCCCTGAGGAACCACAGTCTCATTCGGATCTGGTGCCACCCAGACACCACGGAG GTTCCCATCTCCATGTCCAGGGCAGAAGCCAACACCAGCCAGACCCTTGGTAATGCCACCATGGAGAAAT GCAACCACATCTTCGTGGACACGGGGCTGCCTGACCTGGCTGTAGGGCTCATCCTGCTGGCTGGCTCCCTGGTGCTCCTGTGTACCTGCCTCATCCTCCTTGTCAAGATGCTCAACTCCCTGCTCAAGGGTCCGGTGGCCAAGGTCATCCAGAAAGTTATCAACACCG gcctggGCGTGATCAGCATCGAGCGGGCCTACCCCCTCACACTGGGCTCCAACATCggcaccaccaccaccgccatccTGGCTGCACTGGCCAGCCCCAGGGAGAAGCTGTCCAGCTCGTTCCAG ATTGCCCTCTGCCACTTCTTCTTCAACATCTCGGGCATCCTTCTATGGTACCCAGTGCCCTGCACACGCCTGCCCATCCGCATGGCCAAGGCGCTGGGAAAACGCACCGCCAAGTACCGCTGGTTTGCTGTCCTCTACCTCCTTGTGTGCTTCCTGCTGCTGCCCTCACTGGTGTTTGGCATCTCCATGGCCGGCTGGCAGGCCATGGTAGGTGTGGGCACACCCTTTGGGGCCCTGCTGGCCTTCGTGGTGCTTGTCAGTGTCCTGCAGAGTCGGAGTCCCGGGCGCCTGCCCAAGTGGCTGCAGACATGGGACTTCCTGCCCCGCTGGATGCATTCCCTGCAGCCCCTGGACCGCCTCATCACCCGTGCCACCTTGTGCTATGCCGGACCCGAGCCCCGCTCACCCTCCCTGCCCGCCAGGGTCTTCCTGGAGGAGCTGCCCCCTGCCACGCCCTCCCCCCGCCTTGCACTGCCTGCTCACCACAATGCCACCCACCTCTAG
- the SLC34A1 gene encoding sodium-dependent phosphate transport protein 2A isoform X3 codes for MMSYRERLGSPAVSPLPVHRGHMMRGAAFAYVPSPPVLHRIPGTSAYAFPSLGPMALSEHSCSYGEAPECHDPLPAKLALEEEQKPEPGLIPTLHRTGATLLKVPLMLAFLYLFICSLDVLSSAFQLAGVLEVSSAIPIIMGSNIGTSVTNTIVALMQAGDRTDFRRAFAGATVHDCFNWLSVLVLLPLEATTGYLHHVTGLVVSSFNIRGGRDAPDLLKIITEPFTKLIIQLDKSVITSIATGDESLRNHSLIRIWCHPDTTEVPISMSRAEANTSQTLGNATMEKCNHIFVDTGLPDLAVGLILLAGSLVLLCTCLILLVKMLNSLLKGPVAKVIQKVINTDFPAPFTWVTGYFAMVVGAGMTFVVQSSSVFTSAITPLIGLGVISIERAYPLTLGSNIGTTTTAILAALASPREKLSSSFQIALCHFFFNISGILLWYPVPCTRLPIRMAKALGKRTAKYRWFAVLYLLVCFLLLPSLVFGISMAGWQAMVGVGTPFGALLAFVVLVSVLQSRSPGRLPKWLQTWDFLPRWMHSLQPLDRLITRATLCYAGPEPRSPSLPARVFLEELPPATPSPRLALPAHHNATHL; via the exons ATGATGTCCTacagagagaggctggggagcCCAGCTGTCTCCCCACTCCCAGTCCACAGGGGGCACATGATGCGAGGGGCCGCCTTTGCCTATGTGCCCAGCCCGCCAG tccTGCACAGGATCCCAGGAACCTCTGCCTATGccttccccagcctgggccccatgGCCCTCTCTGAGCACAGCTGCTCCTATGGGGAGGCCCCGGAGTGCCACGACCCGCTGCCTGCCAAGCTGGCCCTGGAGGAGGAGCAGAAGCCAG AGCCTGGGCTGATCCCGACGCTGCACAGGACTGGTGCCACACTGCTCAAGGTACCACTGATGCTTGCCTTCCTCTACCTCTTCATCTGCTCCCTGGATGTGCTCAGCTCAGCCTTCCAGCTGGCTGGAG TGCTGGAGGTGAGCTCTGCCATCCCCATCATCATGGGCTCCAACATCGGCACCTCTGTCACCAACACCATTGTGGCCCTGATGCAGGCAGGGGACAGGACTGACTTCCGGCG GGCCTTTGCGGGGGCCACGGTGCACGACTGCTTTAACTGGCTGTCAGTTCTGGTGCTGCTGCCCCTGGAGGCTACTACCGGCTACCTGCACCATGTTACTGGACTCGTCGTGTCCTCCTTCAACATCCGTGGCGGGCGTGACGCTCCTGACTTGCTCAAAATCATCACGGAGCCCTTCACAAAGCTCATCATCCAG CTGGACAAGTCTGTGATCACCAGCATTGCCACTGGGGATGAGTCCCTGAGGAACCACAGTCTCATTCGGATCTGGTGCCACCCAGACACCACGGAG GTTCCCATCTCCATGTCCAGGGCAGAAGCCAACACCAGCCAGACCCTTGGTAATGCCACCATGGAGAAAT GCAACCACATCTTCGTGGACACGGGGCTGCCTGACCTGGCTGTAGGGCTCATCCTGCTGGCTGGCTCCCTGGTGCTCCTGTGTACCTGCCTCATCCTCCTTGTCAAGATGCTCAACTCCCTGCTCAAGGGTCCGGTGGCCAAGGTCATCCAGAAAGTTATCAACACCG ACTTCCCTGCCCCCTTCACTTGGGTCACGGGCTACTTTGCCATGGTGGTGGGTGCCGGCATGACCTTCGTTGTCCAGAGCAGTTCTGTGTTCACCTCGGCCATCACCCCACTCATCG gcctggGCGTGATCAGCATCGAGCGGGCCTACCCCCTCACACTGGGCTCCAACATCggcaccaccaccaccgccatccTGGCTGCACTGGCCAGCCCCAGGGAGAAGCTGTCCAGCTCGTTCCAG ATTGCCCTCTGCCACTTCTTCTTCAACATCTCGGGCATCCTTCTATGGTACCCAGTGCCCTGCACACGCCTGCCCATCCGCATGGCCAAGGCGCTGGGAAAACGCACCGCCAAGTACCGCTGGTTTGCTGTCCTCTACCTCCTTGTGTGCTTCCTGCTGCTGCCCTCACTGGTGTTTGGCATCTCCATGGCCGGCTGGCAGGCCATGGTAGGTGTGGGCACACCCTTTGGGGCCCTGCTGGCCTTCGTGGTGCTTGTCAGTGTCCTGCAGAGTCGGAGTCCCGGGCGCCTGCCCAAGTGGCTGCAGACATGGGACTTCCTGCCCCGCTGGATGCATTCCCTGCAGCCCCTGGACCGCCTCATCACCCGTGCCACCTTGTGCTATGCCGGACCCGAGCCCCGCTCACCCTCCCTGCCCGCCAGGGTCTTCCTGGAGGAGCTGCCCCCTGCCACGCCCTCCCCCCGCCTTGCACTGCCTGCTCACCACAATGCCACCCACCTCTAG
- the SLC34A1 gene encoding sodium-dependent phosphate transport protein 2A isoform X1, which yields MMSYRERLGSPAVSPLPVHRGHMMRGAAFAYVPSPPVLHRIPGTSAYAFPSLGPMALSEHSCSYGEAPECHDPLPAKLALEEEQKPEPGLIPTLHRTGATLLKVPLMLAFLYLFICSLDVLSSAFQLAGGKVAGDIFKDNAILSNPVAGLVVGILVTVLVQSSSTSTSIVVSMVSSGLLEVSSAIPIIMGSNIGTSVTNTIVALMQAGDRTDFRRAFAGATVHDCFNWLSVLVLLPLEATTGYLHHVTGLVVSSFNIRGGRDAPDLLKIITEPFTKLIIQLDKSVITSIATGDESLRNHSLIRIWCHPDTTEVPISMSRAEANTSQTLGNATMEKCNHIFVDTGLPDLAVGLILLAGSLVLLCTCLILLVKMLNSLLKGPVAKVIQKVINTDFPAPFTWVTGYFAMVVGAGMTFVVQSSSVFTSAITPLIGLGVISIERAYPLTLGSNIGTTTTAILAALASPREKLSSSFQIALCHFFFNISGILLWYPVPCTRLPIRMAKALGKRTAKYRWFAVLYLLVCFLLLPSLVFGISMAGWQAMVGVGTPFGALLAFVVLVSVLQSRSPGRLPKWLQTWDFLPRWMHSLQPLDRLITRATLCYAGPEPRSPSLPARVFLEELPPATPSPRLALPAHHNATHL from the exons ATGATGTCCTacagagagaggctggggagcCCAGCTGTCTCCCCACTCCCAGTCCACAGGGGGCACATGATGCGAGGGGCCGCCTTTGCCTATGTGCCCAGCCCGCCAG tccTGCACAGGATCCCAGGAACCTCTGCCTATGccttccccagcctgggccccatgGCCCTCTCTGAGCACAGCTGCTCCTATGGGGAGGCCCCGGAGTGCCACGACCCGCTGCCTGCCAAGCTGGCCCTGGAGGAGGAGCAGAAGCCAG AGCCTGGGCTGATCCCGACGCTGCACAGGACTGGTGCCACACTGCTCAAGGTACCACTGATGCTTGCCTTCCTCTACCTCTTCATCTGCTCCCTGGATGTGCTCAGCTCAGCCTTCCAGCTGGCTGGAG GGAAGGTGGCTGGTGACATCTTCAAGGACAATGCCATCCTGTCCAACCCAGTGGCAGGGCTGGTGGTGGGGATCCTGGTGACAGTGCTGGTGCAGAGCTCCAGCACCTCTACGTCCATCGTTGTCAGCATGGTCTCCTCTGGCT TGCTGGAGGTGAGCTCTGCCATCCCCATCATCATGGGCTCCAACATCGGCACCTCTGTCACCAACACCATTGTGGCCCTGATGCAGGCAGGGGACAGGACTGACTTCCGGCG GGCCTTTGCGGGGGCCACGGTGCACGACTGCTTTAACTGGCTGTCAGTTCTGGTGCTGCTGCCCCTGGAGGCTACTACCGGCTACCTGCACCATGTTACTGGACTCGTCGTGTCCTCCTTCAACATCCGTGGCGGGCGTGACGCTCCTGACTTGCTCAAAATCATCACGGAGCCCTTCACAAAGCTCATCATCCAG CTGGACAAGTCTGTGATCACCAGCATTGCCACTGGGGATGAGTCCCTGAGGAACCACAGTCTCATTCGGATCTGGTGCCACCCAGACACCACGGAG GTTCCCATCTCCATGTCCAGGGCAGAAGCCAACACCAGCCAGACCCTTGGTAATGCCACCATGGAGAAAT GCAACCACATCTTCGTGGACACGGGGCTGCCTGACCTGGCTGTAGGGCTCATCCTGCTGGCTGGCTCCCTGGTGCTCCTGTGTACCTGCCTCATCCTCCTTGTCAAGATGCTCAACTCCCTGCTCAAGGGTCCGGTGGCCAAGGTCATCCAGAAAGTTATCAACACCG ACTTCCCTGCCCCCTTCACTTGGGTCACGGGCTACTTTGCCATGGTGGTGGGTGCCGGCATGACCTTCGTTGTCCAGAGCAGTTCTGTGTTCACCTCGGCCATCACCCCACTCATCG gcctggGCGTGATCAGCATCGAGCGGGCCTACCCCCTCACACTGGGCTCCAACATCggcaccaccaccaccgccatccTGGCTGCACTGGCCAGCCCCAGGGAGAAGCTGTCCAGCTCGTTCCAG ATTGCCCTCTGCCACTTCTTCTTCAACATCTCGGGCATCCTTCTATGGTACCCAGTGCCCTGCACACGCCTGCCCATCCGCATGGCCAAGGCGCTGGGAAAACGCACCGCCAAGTACCGCTGGTTTGCTGTCCTCTACCTCCTTGTGTGCTTCCTGCTGCTGCCCTCACTGGTGTTTGGCATCTCCATGGCCGGCTGGCAGGCCATGGTAGGTGTGGGCACACCCTTTGGGGCCCTGCTGGCCTTCGTGGTGCTTGTCAGTGTCCTGCAGAGTCGGAGTCCCGGGCGCCTGCCCAAGTGGCTGCAGACATGGGACTTCCTGCCCCGCTGGATGCATTCCCTGCAGCCCCTGGACCGCCTCATCACCCGTGCCACCTTGTGCTATGCCGGACCCGAGCCCCGCTCACCCTCCCTGCCCGCCAGGGTCTTCCTGGAGGAGCTGCCCCCTGCCACGCCCTCCCCCCGCCTTGCACTGCCTGCTCACCACAATGCCACCCACCTCTAG
- the SLC34A1 gene encoding sodium-dependent phosphate transport protein 2A isoform X4 has protein sequence MCSAQPSSWLEVAGDIFKDNAILSNPVAGLVVGILVTVLVQSSSTSTSIVVSMVSSGLLEVSSAIPIIMGSNIGTSVTNTIVALMQAGDRTDFRRAFAGATVHDCFNWLSVLVLLPLEATTGYLHHVTGLVVSSFNIRGGRDAPDLLKIITEPFTKLIIQLDKSVITSIATGDESLRNHSLIRIWCHPDTTEVPISMSRAEANTSQTLGNATMEKCNHIFVDTGLPDLAVGLILLAGSLVLLCTCLILLVKMLNSLLKGPVAKVIQKVINTDFPAPFTWVTGYFAMVVGAGMTFVVQSSSVFTSAITPLIGLGVISIERAYPLTLGSNIGTTTTAILAALASPREKLSSSFQIALCHFFFNISGILLWYPVPCTRLPIRMAKALGKRTAKYRWFAVLYLLVCFLLLPSLVFGISMAGWQAMVGVGTPFGALLAFVVLVSVLQSRSPGRLPKWLQTWDFLPRWMHSLQPLDRLITRATLCYAGPEPRSPSLPARVFLEELPPATPSPRLALPAHHNATHL, from the exons ATGTGCTCAGCTCAGCCTTCCAGCTGGCTGGAG GTGGCTGGTGACATCTTCAAGGACAATGCCATCCTGTCCAACCCAGTGGCAGGGCTGGTGGTGGGGATCCTGGTGACAGTGCTGGTGCAGAGCTCCAGCACCTCTACGTCCATCGTTGTCAGCATGGTCTCCTCTGGCT TGCTGGAGGTGAGCTCTGCCATCCCCATCATCATGGGCTCCAACATCGGCACCTCTGTCACCAACACCATTGTGGCCCTGATGCAGGCAGGGGACAGGACTGACTTCCGGCG GGCCTTTGCGGGGGCCACGGTGCACGACTGCTTTAACTGGCTGTCAGTTCTGGTGCTGCTGCCCCTGGAGGCTACTACCGGCTACCTGCACCATGTTACTGGACTCGTCGTGTCCTCCTTCAACATCCGTGGCGGGCGTGACGCTCCTGACTTGCTCAAAATCATCACGGAGCCCTTCACAAAGCTCATCATCCAG CTGGACAAGTCTGTGATCACCAGCATTGCCACTGGGGATGAGTCCCTGAGGAACCACAGTCTCATTCGGATCTGGTGCCACCCAGACACCACGGAG GTTCCCATCTCCATGTCCAGGGCAGAAGCCAACACCAGCCAGACCCTTGGTAATGCCACCATGGAGAAAT GCAACCACATCTTCGTGGACACGGGGCTGCCTGACCTGGCTGTAGGGCTCATCCTGCTGGCTGGCTCCCTGGTGCTCCTGTGTACCTGCCTCATCCTCCTTGTCAAGATGCTCAACTCCCTGCTCAAGGGTCCGGTGGCCAAGGTCATCCAGAAAGTTATCAACACCG ACTTCCCTGCCCCCTTCACTTGGGTCACGGGCTACTTTGCCATGGTGGTGGGTGCCGGCATGACCTTCGTTGTCCAGAGCAGTTCTGTGTTCACCTCGGCCATCACCCCACTCATCG gcctggGCGTGATCAGCATCGAGCGGGCCTACCCCCTCACACTGGGCTCCAACATCggcaccaccaccaccgccatccTGGCTGCACTGGCCAGCCCCAGGGAGAAGCTGTCCAGCTCGTTCCAG ATTGCCCTCTGCCACTTCTTCTTCAACATCTCGGGCATCCTTCTATGGTACCCAGTGCCCTGCACACGCCTGCCCATCCGCATGGCCAAGGCGCTGGGAAAACGCACCGCCAAGTACCGCTGGTTTGCTGTCCTCTACCTCCTTGTGTGCTTCCTGCTGCTGCCCTCACTGGTGTTTGGCATCTCCATGGCCGGCTGGCAGGCCATGGTAGGTGTGGGCACACCCTTTGGGGCCCTGCTGGCCTTCGTGGTGCTTGTCAGTGTCCTGCAGAGTCGGAGTCCCGGGCGCCTGCCCAAGTGGCTGCAGACATGGGACTTCCTGCCCCGCTGGATGCATTCCCTGCAGCCCCTGGACCGCCTCATCACCCGTGCCACCTTGTGCTATGCCGGACCCGAGCCCCGCTCACCCTCCCTGCCCGCCAGGGTCTTCCTGGAGGAGCTGCCCCCTGCCACGCCCTCCCCCCGCCTTGCACTGCCTGCTCACCACAATGCCACCCACCTCTAG